The window CGCAGGCGGAGAAGCCGCGGAGGCTGGCGCAGCCCTCGGGCGCGGTGACGAGGCGGGCATCGAGCACGCGGAGCGCAGGGTTGACGAGGACGCGCAGCGGGAAGGGCTCGATGCGCTGGGCGCTGCGCAGCGCCGCGGGGTAGCGGCTGCAGCGGGCGGGCGACAGCTCGGCGGCGAAGACCCGCAGGGGCACGCCGAGCTGCGGGGCGCTCAGCCCCACGCACgggccccgccgcagccccgccgccaaCGCCGCCGCCAGCGCCCGCAGCTCGGGGCCGCCCAGGCTCTCCGCGggcacggcggcggcgggggcgcgcAGCACCGGTGTGCCAACCTGGCACGGCTCCGAGAAGGGCGGCACGGGGGGGCCCAGCACCCGCCGCCGCAGCGCCCGCCAGTACGAGCGCTCGCGGGCCCCCCACGAACCGGCCCCGCAGCACCGGGAGCCCACCGGGGCCGCCACAGGGCGCAGCCCCCGCACCGCCACCGCCATCTTAAGGACGGACGTGAcgcggggggcggggcgggggcggcaCCGGGAGCACCGGGGAGGAGGCACGGagagggggggggacacggcacGGCCCCACGGagcaccaggagcagccccaggcacgGCGGTGGCACGGGTTTATTGCTGCGGGCACACACCGGGACGGCGGGCACGGACCCCACAACGTGTCCCCACCGAGCAAccggggctgtgccccccccagcTGTCCCTTTTCAGCTGTCCCCCCCCCGCTGTCCCCTTCTTGCTGTCCCCGGGGCAGCCACACGCAGGGACAGGCGTGTCACCGTGCAGTGCAGTCCCCTCCTGGCTAGCTCACGGCTGGCGGTGCGTCCGGCCGCAGGGCCCCCGCCGGGGGGTCCGGGGGGTCCTCCTGGCCCTGTGCCGCCGGGGGCtcccccggcacggccccgtcctcctcctgctgcgGCGGGCACGGGGCTGGTGCGGGCACAGCGCTCTGCAGCACCGGCTCCTCCTCGCCCAGCAGCGGCTCTGCCTCCCGGGCCGGCAGGACGgaggccagcagctccctgacGGCGGCCACGTCGACGCAGCCCAGCCGGCCGAAgcgctgcagctgggctgggggaacGCCTGCGGGACACAGAGAGAGGGCTGGGAACGGTCCTGCGGCGGTGCCACCGTGGCCCCGCCGCCGCACCTCCCACCGCAGGGCCTTACCCAGCGCCTGCGCGAGCTGGGCCGGAGGGAAGAGAACCTGGAGGCAGCGGTTGAGGTAGGGGAGCAGGTCCTCCAGGAACGCCGTGCAGAACTGCACAAAGAGCTCCTGCTCGCGCCCGCTGAACGCTGCCTCCTCTGCCCGGTGGAAAGCCAGGATTATTTTGGTCACCtgaaggaggaaggcagagccgTTAATCCGGTAAATCCCAAGAGCCCAGAGAACCCCCCCCAGGAAAACAGCCACTTCTCCTCTGGTGACCCGACCACGACAAAGGCAGTATTTTGGGCACAAAGGGACCGTCCTCGTTTCCTGCTGCTCCGCCGAGacaaagcaggagctgggcacagctCCGAGCCCCAGCACCTCACCTTGCTGAGGGCGTCCTGCAGGCAGGCGGCCACGTCCTGGGCCAGGGCGATGGGGCAGCAGAGCCGCAGGTCGTTGAAGGCGACCAGGAGGCTGTTGAGGAAGCAGGCGAGGGGCGGGAAGTCCAGCAGCACCATGGGCGGCTGCAGCGTCCCCGGCTGGGCCGTGGGCACCGGCACGGCCGCGGCGCTGCCCAGCACGGCCGGGGCGGAGATGAGCGTGTAGGAATTCATCTCCTCCTGGAACTTCTCCACCGCCTCCTCCACTGCCTTGCTGAAGGTGGCGGCGGCGACGCGCTGGAAGATGGGGGCCAGCTGCCCGCGGAAATCAGCCCCCACCCTGCTGAAGGAGAGGCCGAAGTACATGCACTGCCCCAGCAGCGAGTCCAGGCGGCCGCCCACCCCTCGCTGCAGGTCGCgctccagcacctgcaggaaCTCGGAGACCTTCTGCAGCACCCAGCCGTGGAAGATGGCCCCCTCGTTGAGGGTGGGCTGGTCGGGGGCCAGGAGCGGCTCCTCGTCAGAGAAAATGGCGCGGTACTGAGTGACGATGTCGAAGAGGTGGACGCGGCAGGCCTCGACCGTCTTGGTGAGGTGAAAGTAGGGGTCGTCGTCGGGGATGGAGGCCTGGATGGAGCGCAGCCAGGCGTCCCGCGCCTGCAGGAACTTGATGCGCAGCTCAGCCTCCGTGAAGACGTCCATGCGCCGCAGGTAGCCGATGACCCGCAGGCAGGTGGGCAGCGGGATGTTGGTGCGGAGCTGCTGGATGAGCTCGGTCAGCATCAGCTGGGTGGACTGGCGCACCTCGGCCACGATGCTCTGGGGTGGaagggaatcacagaatcacagaactgtaggggttggaagggacctggaAAGctcatcgggtccaaccccccctgccaaagcaggttccttagagcaggcttGGAGGGAACTCAGCCACGGGGACCGGGAGACGGCTGCGTGGCAGGCGCAGGGCGGGATACCTGGATGACGGGGATGCTGCTGTGCTTCTTCTCCAGCCGCCGCACGTAGGCGGCCAGCTCCAGCGCCTCCTCGTAGTAGCGGTTGCGGACGCAGGTGTCCATGAGCTGCGGGATCTCCAGGATCTCCAGGATCTCCGTGTGCCGGTTCAGCGTCAGGCTGTTCATCCGCCGGCTGCAGGCGATGGCCTCGGCGTCGCGCACGAAGTTCCTGCGGGGCCGGGACGGGATCAGCGCGGGGGTCCCGTGCCCAGgacccctccccagcctcctcccccCGTCCCCGGTGCTCCCCCCGGGGTCCCggtg is drawn from Oxyura jamaicensis isolate SHBP4307 breed ruddy duck chromosome 11, BPBGC_Ojam_1.0, whole genome shotgun sequence and contains these coding sequences:
- the COG8 gene encoding conserved oligomeric Golgi complex subunit 8, producing MAAEEARLLAWLRGPAAAGPGGPQLSAYVAELAALGLAELGREPARLAAERARVGAETRRLAFEHYRAFIRSAECTGRAGRGFGGIESRLGSLLDRLPALQDACRNFVRDAEAIACSRRMNSLTLNRHTEILEILEIPQLMDTCVRNRYYEEALELAAYVRRLEKKHSSIPVIQSIVAEVRQSTQLMLTELIQQLRTNIPLPTCLRVIGYLRRMDVFTEAELRIKFLQARDAWLRSIQASIPDDDPYFHLTKTVEACRVHLFDIVTQYRAIFSDEEPLLAPDQPTLNEGAIFHGWVLQKVSEFLQVLERDLQRGVGGRLDSLLGQCMYFGLSFSRVGADFRGQLAPIFQRVAAATFSKAVEEAVEKFQEEMNSYTLISAPAVLGSAAAVPVPTAQPGTLQPPMVLLDFPPLACFLNSLLVAFNDLRLCCPIALAQDVAACLQDALSKVTKIILAFHRAEEAAFSGREQELFVQFCTAFLEDLLPYLNRCLQVLFPPAQLAQALGVPPAQLQRFGRLGCVDVAAVRELLASVLPAREAEPLLGEEEPVLQSAVPAPAPCPPQQEEDGAVPGEPPAAQGQEDPPDPPAGALRPDAPPAVS
- the PDF gene encoding peptide deformylase, mitochondrial translates to MAVAVRGLRPVAAPVGSRCCGAGSWGARERSYWRALRRRVLGPPVPPFSEPCQVGTPVLRAPAAAVPAESLGGPELRALAAALAAGLRRGPCVGLSAPQLGVPLRVFAAELSPARCSRYPAALRSAQRIEPFPLRVLVNPALRVLDARLVTAPEGCASLRGFSACVPRHWAVHVSGVDESGQPVSWEAWGWAARVIQHELDHLDGVLFIDRMDSKTFANTAWSQLLD